A genomic segment from Nodularia sphaerocarpa UHCC 0038 encodes:
- a CDS encoding ABC transporter ATP-binding protein produces MKTRSNYWQLSPYLRPHWQNITKGFIGIIGYVLATLTLINLAGRLAKPFGEGNVVAIAQLAGILVLVFLVRGFFQSVQDMYMAKVALRVAFDLRKRVYSHLQKLDLTYFETAKAGDLSYRLTEDIDRIGEVVNKGFHDFIPCALQLLAIPIYMIYLNWQLTLATVIVAPLMGILIGWFGERLRKYSLKSQNRVSGLSAILTEVFSGIRLVQAFAAENYEIARFSNEAERSYQAKYSADRLKAIQIPIVGFLEALSAVSLVIVGAWQIAQNNLTVGEFFSYLTAAALLIDPIGHTTNNYNEFKQGEASVDRIFELMAIQPTVLEKPNAIALPPVKGKVEYNHVSFAYKPGEPVLKDISLLALPGEAIALVGASGAGKTTFVNLLPRFYDPEAGEILIDGVDIRDVKLQSLRRQIGIVPQETVMFSGTIAQNIAFGQNSFDMDAVAEAAKIANAHQFITQLPEGYYTWVGERGVNLSGGQRQRIAIARAVFLNPQILILDEATSALDSESEALVQEALERLMQNRTVFIIAHRLSTVRRCDRILVLEQGQLVESGTHEELLKLERRYARFYAQQFS; encoded by the coding sequence TTGAAAACTCGTTCTAATTACTGGCAATTATCACCTTATCTCCGACCCCATTGGCAAAATATTACCAAGGGATTTATTGGCATTATCGGTTATGTACTGGCGACGTTAACTTTAATTAATCTTGCGGGTAGATTGGCAAAACCCTTTGGTGAAGGTAATGTAGTAGCGATCGCCCAATTAGCTGGAATCCTGGTTTTAGTCTTTCTCGTGCGGGGCTTTTTTCAGTCCGTGCAAGATATGTACATGGCAAAAGTGGCTTTAAGGGTGGCTTTTGACCTCCGCAAGCGGGTTTACTCCCATTTGCAAAAACTGGATCTCACTTATTTTGAAACAGCAAAAGCCGGTGATTTATCTTACCGTCTCACCGAAGATATTGACCGAATTGGGGAAGTTGTAAATAAAGGATTTCACGACTTTATCCCCTGCGCTTTGCAATTACTGGCTATCCCCATCTACATGATTTACCTGAATTGGCAATTGACACTAGCGACAGTAATTGTTGCGCCACTGATGGGTATTTTAATTGGCTGGTTTGGGGAAAGGTTACGTAAGTATTCTCTCAAAAGTCAAAATCGTGTTTCTGGGTTATCGGCGATTCTCACAGAAGTATTTAGCGGTATTCGTTTAGTACAAGCTTTTGCTGCGGAAAACTATGAAATCGCTCGATTTAGCAATGAAGCAGAACGCAGCTATCAAGCCAAATATTCTGCCGATAGACTAAAAGCTATTCAAATACCCATAGTGGGCTTTCTGGAAGCCTTGAGTGCAGTATCTTTAGTCATAGTGGGAGCATGGCAAATTGCCCAAAATAACTTAACTGTGGGCGAGTTTTTTAGTTACTTAACGGCGGCGGCGTTGTTAATTGATCCTATTGGTCATACTACTAATAATTACAACGAGTTTAAACAAGGTGAGGCATCCGTTGACCGCATTTTTGAATTGATGGCTATTCAACCAACGGTATTAGAAAAGCCCAATGCGATCGCCTTACCCCCAGTCAAAGGTAAAGTGGAATATAATCATGTTTCCTTTGCTTACAAACCCGGCGAACCTGTATTAAAAGATATCAGTTTATTGGCATTACCAGGAGAGGCGATCGCCTTAGTTGGTGCTTCCGGTGCTGGTAAAACCACCTTTGTGAATTTGCTTCCCCGCTTTTATGATCCAGAAGCCGGTGAAATCTTGATTGATGGTGTAGATATTCGCGATGTGAAGCTTCAGAGTTTGCGGCGACAAATTGGGATTGTTCCCCAAGAAACCGTGATGTTTTCCGGGACAATTGCCCAAAATATTGCTTTTGGTCAGAATTCCTTTGACATGGACGCAGTAGCAGAAGCCGCTAAAATTGCCAACGCCCACCAATTTATTACTCAGTTACCAGAGGGTTACTATACTTGGGTGGGAGAGAGAGGAGTCAATTTATCTGGTGGACAACGCCAAAGAATTGCGATCGCCCGTGCGGTATTTCTCAACCCGCAAATCTTGATTTTAGACGAAGCCACATCCGCCTTAGACTCCGAATCAGAAGCCTTAGTACAAGAAGCCTTAGAAAGACTGATGCAGAATCGGACAGTATTTATTATTGCTCACCGTTTAAGTACAGTCCGAAGATGCGATCGTATATTAGTTCTGGAACAGGGACAACTTGTAGAATCAGGAACCCACGAAGAACTGCTAAAACTGGAGCGACGCTACGCAAGATTTTACGCACAACAATTTAGTTAA
- a CDS encoding ROK family protein, translating into MTLILALDFGGTKLAAALVNSGDREWLSYERRLSPANANASTDLDIMRALIDSLLQGEKPDAIGVSFGGPVDADTGTVRLSHHVAGWENIPLKELLEDEFSVPVTVDNDANVAALGEYSFGAGEGNHSLFYITISTGVGGGWILNGKPWRGVGGMAGEIGHIVVDPAGPVCLCGKRGCVERLASGPYMAKNVREFLENKPQRGKILRGLVGNNLDLITGMVVSDAAAQGDELAQDVLFKGAWALGVGIGNVANLINPQLFILGGSVIKAGDNWWDVVRKVSRETALPEVDFKVVPAALGDDAPLWGAVALAESVL; encoded by the coding sequence ATGACGTTAATTTTAGCGCTGGACTTTGGTGGAACTAAGCTGGCCGCAGCATTGGTAAATTCTGGTGATAGGGAATGGTTAAGTTATGAACGTCGTCTTTCGCCAGCTAATGCAAATGCTAGCACTGACTTGGACATCATGCGCGCCTTGATAGATTCTTTATTGCAAGGAGAAAAACCTGATGCGATTGGTGTTAGTTTTGGGGGACCTGTAGATGCTGACACTGGAACTGTACGACTGTCTCATCATGTGGCTGGTTGGGAAAATATTCCCCTCAAAGAATTGCTAGAGGATGAGTTTAGCGTTCCTGTGACTGTGGACAATGATGCTAATGTGGCTGCTTTGGGTGAATACAGCTTTGGTGCTGGTGAGGGAAATCACAGCTTGTTTTATATCACTATTAGCACTGGTGTGGGTGGTGGTTGGATACTCAATGGTAAGCCTTGGCGGGGTGTGGGCGGAATGGCTGGTGAAATTGGACATATAGTTGTAGACCCTGCGGGGCCTGTGTGTTTGTGTGGGAAGCGGGGTTGTGTGGAAAGGTTAGCGTCGGGGCCTTATATGGCGAAGAATGTTAGGGAATTTTTGGAAAATAAACCGCAAAGAGGAAAAATATTGAGGGGGTTGGTGGGTAATAATTTGGATTTGATTACGGGAATGGTGGTGAGTGATGCTGCGGCGCAAGGTGATGAGTTAGCGCAGGATGTTTTATTTAAGGGTGCTTGGGCTTTGGGTGTGGGTATTGGGAATGTGGCGAATTTGATTAATCCCCAGTTGTTTATTTTGGGTGGGAGTGTAATTAAGGCTGGGGATAATTGGTGGGATGTGGTGCGAAAGGTTTCACGGGAAACGGCTTTACCAGAAGTTGATTTTAAAGTTGTGCCGGCGGCTTTGGGTGATGATGCGCCGCTTTGGGGTGCTGTGGCTTTGGCTGAATCTGTTTTATGA
- the psbA gene encoding photosystem II q(b) protein gives MTTTLQQRQSANVWDRFCEWITSTDNRIYIGWFGVLMIPTLLAATTCFIIAFVAAPPVDIDGIREPVAGSLIYGNNIISGAVVPSSNAIGLHFYPIWEAASLDEWLYNGGPYQLVIFHFLIGCACYLGRQWELSYRLGMRPWICVAYSAPLASATAVFLIYPIGQGSFSDGMPLGISGTFNFMIVFQAEHNILMHPFHMLGVAGVFGGSLFSAMHGSLVTSSLVRETTETESQNYGYKFGQEEETYNIVAAHGYFGRLIFQYASFNNSRSLHFFLAAWPVIGIWFTALGISTMAFNLNGFNFNQSVIDSQGRVIATWADVINRANLGMEVMHERNAHNFPLDLAAADVAPVALTAPAING, from the coding sequence ATGACTACTACCTTACAACAGCGCCAAAGCGCTAACGTATGGGATCGCTTCTGCGAATGGATCACCAGCACCGATAACCGGATTTACATCGGTTGGTTTGGTGTTCTCATGATCCCAACCCTACTAGCTGCTACCACCTGCTTCATCATTGCATTCGTAGCTGCTCCTCCAGTAGACATCGACGGTATCCGTGAACCCGTAGCTGGTTCCTTGATTTACGGAAACAACATCATCTCTGGTGCAGTTGTTCCTTCTTCTAACGCTATCGGCTTGCACTTCTACCCAATCTGGGAAGCAGCTTCCTTAGATGAGTGGTTGTACAACGGCGGTCCTTACCAATTGGTAATTTTCCACTTCTTGATCGGTTGCGCTTGCTACTTAGGTCGTCAGTGGGAACTATCTTACCGCTTGGGTATGCGTCCTTGGATCTGTGTAGCTTACTCTGCGCCTTTGGCTTCTGCTACAGCAGTATTCTTGATCTACCCAATTGGTCAAGGTTCATTCTCTGACGGTATGCCTTTGGGTATCTCCGGAACCTTCAACTTCATGATTGTGTTCCAAGCAGAACACAACATCTTGATGCACCCCTTCCACATGTTGGGTGTAGCTGGTGTCTTCGGTGGTTCTTTATTCTCCGCAATGCACGGTTCCTTGGTGACATCCTCCTTGGTACGTGAAACAACCGAAACCGAATCACAAAACTACGGTTACAAGTTCGGACAAGAAGAAGAAACCTACAACATCGTAGCTGCTCACGGTTACTTTGGTCGGTTAATCTTCCAATACGCTTCCTTCAACAACAGCCGTTCACTTCACTTCTTCCTAGCTGCATGGCCTGTAATCGGTATCTGGTTTACCGCTTTGGGTATCAGCACAATGGCTTTCAACTTGAACGGTTTCAACTTCAACCAATCAGTAATTGATTCTCAAGGTCGCGTTATCGCTACCTGGGCTGACGTAATCAACCGCGCTAACTTGGGTATGGAAGTAATGCACGAGCGTAATGCTCATAACTTCCCTCTAGATTTGGCTGCTGCTGATGTTGCTCCTGTTGCTTTAACTGCACCTGCTATCAACGGTTAA
- the cofG gene encoding 7,8-didemethyl-8-hydroxy-5-deazariboflavin synthase subunit CofG: MRNSHSSTVTYSPAYTIVPTYECFNRCTYCNFRTAPGQSPWMTLSVAESILLQLQSQQVCEILILSGEVHPHSPQRQQWFQRIYDLCELALVMGFLPHTNAGILTLAEMQKLKNVNVSMGLMLEQLTPALLKTVHRYAPSKLPEIRLQQLAWAGELQIPFTTGLLLGIGETEADCWETLAAISELHQRYHHIQEVILQPHSPGNQQSFDAVAFDPHQLPEVIAKARQILPPDITIQIPPNLVQDDGWLLACIEAGARDLGGISPKDEVNPDYPHIQEQALREILQPAGWELVPRLPIYPQFDSWLTGELQKAVKRSRNAMLLA, encoded by the coding sequence ATGCGAAATTCTCATTCTTCCACCGTCACCTATAGCCCGGCTTATACTATTGTTCCGACTTACGAGTGCTTCAATCGCTGTACATACTGCAACTTTCGCACCGCACCAGGTCAAAGCCCCTGGATGACTTTATCGGTAGCAGAAAGCATTTTACTACAACTGCAAAGCCAACAAGTATGTGAAATACTCATTCTCAGTGGTGAAGTGCATCCCCATTCACCCCAGCGTCAGCAATGGTTTCAGAGGATTTATGATTTGTGTGAGTTAGCTTTGGTAATGGGATTTTTACCACATACTAATGCCGGAATACTGACTTTAGCGGAGATGCAAAAGCTAAAGAATGTCAATGTTTCGATGGGTTTGATGCTGGAACAGTTAACCCCAGCATTGTTAAAAACTGTTCATCGATACGCACCGAGTAAATTACCAGAAATTAGGTTGCAACAATTAGCATGGGCAGGAGAGTTGCAGATTCCCTTTACCACGGGTTTACTTTTAGGAATTGGGGAAACTGAAGCTGATTGCTGGGAAACTTTAGCGGCGATATCTGAGTTACATCAGCGTTACCATCACATTCAAGAAGTCATCTTGCAACCCCACAGCCCAGGAAATCAGCAAAGCTTTGATGCAGTAGCTTTTGACCCTCATCAATTACCAGAAGTGATTGCAAAAGCACGTCAAATTTTACCGCCAGATATTACAATTCAAATTCCGCCGAATTTAGTTCAAGATGATGGATGGTTACTGGCTTGTATCGAAGCTGGCGCGAGAGATTTAGGCGGAATTAGCCCCAAAGATGAAGTGAATCCTGATTATCCTCATATTCAGGAACAAGCTTTGAGAGAAATTTTACAGCCGGCGGGGTGGGAGTTAGTGCCACGTTTGCCTATTTATCCCCAGTTTGATAGTTGGTTGACGGGGGAATTGCAAAAAGCGGTTAAGCGATCGCGCAATGCTATGTTATTAGCATAA
- a CDS encoding Z1 domain-containing protein translates to MSKIDIATDGYCINKVIDRLKSKIGDTAAEQLKQTAVEVVQNCVDVYSKTFGDGDVGATGAGIVSQPHKGEIADGTTGLIYGKVQSGKTNTTIATLALAQANNFRCFIVLTSDNTWLGKQTADRFVHQLKGGPVVFNWEEWRNDRPKDFAESKLLPYIKKRGIVLVSTKNVRHLDNLLQVLKFTKASSVPTLIFDDEADNASLNTNEAKQSKKGKATIPDSPIFIKIGDIRKEVANHIYIQITATPQSLLLQNLDHPCKPVFCAALPQPGNSYMGGDLFFEDNSLYSRTVQAEELDSLKKQDGENLSNNWDIPSGLKVALCCFFLGAIYKMPSGNEDAKYSFLAHICYKKDNHKNLEKIISSFILDIDKAICGESSITKQREALKCLNEAYKELSKTAVNLPSLNQLIEELKPELQSVRPKVINANNPDKELKYNPGMNILVGGNRLGRGVTIDGLMVTYYLRDAKQKTMDTVHQHARMFGYRQELLDVTRLFLPQHILEDFREIHEADEGMRQAIGDDPKNINIQPVWVGRKLKAI, encoded by the coding sequence ATGAGTAAGATTGATATTGCAACGGATGGATATTGTATTAATAAGGTTATTGACAGACTTAAAAGCAAAATTGGGGATACAGCCGCAGAACAATTAAAACAAACGGCTGTTGAAGTAGTCCAAAATTGTGTTGATGTCTACTCCAAAACTTTTGGTGATGGTGATGTTGGTGCTACAGGTGCAGGTATTGTTAGTCAGCCTCACAAGGGAGAAATAGCTGATGGTACTACCGGACTAATTTATGGCAAAGTTCAAAGCGGTAAAACCAATACTACCATTGCTACACTGGCACTAGCTCAGGCTAATAATTTCCGTTGCTTCATTGTGTTGACTTCTGATAATACATGGCTAGGTAAACAAACTGCTGATCGTTTTGTCCATCAGCTTAAAGGTGGACCAGTTGTGTTTAATTGGGAAGAATGGAGAAATGATCGACCAAAAGACTTTGCTGAAAGTAAATTGCTTCCCTATATCAAAAAAAGGGGAATTGTCTTAGTATCTACAAAGAATGTACGCCATTTAGATAACCTTCTTCAAGTTCTCAAGTTTACAAAAGCTAGTAGTGTACCCACTCTCATATTTGATGATGAAGCTGACAATGCTAGTTTGAATACAAACGAAGCAAAACAGAGTAAGAAAGGTAAAGCTACAATTCCAGATAGTCCAATTTTTATTAAAATCGGCGACATTCGGAAAGAGGTGGCTAATCATATATATATACAAATTACTGCAACGCCTCAAAGCCTTCTGCTGCAAAATCTTGATCATCCCTGCAAACCTGTTTTCTGTGCTGCTTTGCCTCAGCCTGGTAATAGTTATATGGGAGGTGACTTATTCTTTGAAGACAATAGCCTCTATTCCCGTACAGTTCAAGCTGAAGAATTAGATAGCTTAAAAAAACAGGACGGAGAGAATCTTAGTAATAACTGGGATATACCTAGTGGTCTTAAAGTAGCTCTTTGCTGCTTCTTCCTGGGAGCAATTTACAAAATGCCATCAGGAAATGAAGATGCTAAATATTCTTTTCTAGCTCATATATGTTACAAAAAAGATAATCACAAAAATTTAGAAAAGATTATTAGTAGTTTTATTTTAGATATTGACAAAGCTATTTGCGGAGAATCTTCAATCACAAAACAAAGAGAAGCATTAAAATGTCTTAATGAAGCATATAAAGAATTAAGTAAGACAGCAGTTAATTTACCATCTCTCAATCAACTTATTGAAGAATTAAAACCTGAATTACAAAGTGTTAGACCAAAGGTTATTAATGCTAATAACCCAGATAAAGAACTAAAGTACAACCCTGGAATGAATATTCTTGTAGGAGGTAATAGGCTGGGACGTGGTGTCACTATTGATGGATTAATGGTGACTTATTACCTTCGTGATGCCAAACAAAAGACGATGGATACAGTACATCAGCACGCACGGATGTTTGGTTATCGTCAGGAACTACTAGATGTGACTCGCCTTTTTTTACCTCAGCATATTTTAGAAGATTTCCGAGAAATACATGAAGCTGATGAAGGAATGCGCCAAGCTATAGGTGACGATCCTAAAAATATCAACATTCAGCCTGTTTGGGTAGGCCGTAAACTAAAGGCAATCTGA
- a CDS encoding acyl carrier protein, which produces MNKNHQEYELNILKKVINEHLDQIIPVTDEGLNHLLSHHDDTVWNIATKIYSQSGYKVEFSFIRDLLNVRIGVVKQRIADEKAQRAKQARFEAERQAEQARLQSDWVSPMLTYTEVFEKVKKIIIDELSVESDRVTLSSHISNDLGANEVETRQLAMALEDEFEIEIPDDNSLLGSEKNFRIERGDDGASHGVSWCLSGDGYRPVACTVEKLVEYIHQRISEQNLS; this is translated from the coding sequence ATGAACAAAAATCATCAAGAATATGAGCTAAATATTCTAAAAAAAGTGATTAATGAACATTTAGATCAGATTATACCAGTGACAGACGAAGGTTTAAATCATCTACTGTCCCACCATGATGATACAGTATGGAATATAGCTACAAAAATTTATAGTCAGAGTGGTTATAAGGTTGAATTTTCTTTTATACGTGATCTTCTTAATGTCAGAATTGGAGTGGTGAAACAACGTATAGCGGATGAAAAAGCTCAACGCGCAAAACAAGCAAGATTTGAGGCTGAAAGACAAGCAGAACAAGCACGACTTCAATCCGACTGGGTTTCTCCCATGTTGACTTATACTGAAGTTTTTGAAAAAGTGAAAAAGATCATAATAGATGAGTTAAGCGTTGAGTCGGATAGAGTGACTTTAAGTAGTCACATATCTAATGACTTAGGTGCAAATGAAGTTGAGACTCGTCAACTTGCAATGGCGCTGGAAGATGAATTTGAGATTGAAATACCTGATGATAATAGTCTTTTAGGATCAGAGAAGAATTTCCGAATCGAGAGAGGAGACGATGGGGCTAGTCATGGAGTTTCTTGGTGTCTAAGTGGTGATGGTTATCGCCCAGTAGCTTGCACCGTTGAAAAACTTGTAGAATATATTCACCAGCGAATTTCTGAGCAAAATCTTAGCTAG
- a CDS encoding phosphoribulokinase, translating to MVRPIILGIVGDSAAGKTTLTRGIAQVLGPENVTLICTDDYHSYDRQQRAEMGITALHPDCNHLDIMQQHLSLLRTGQPILKPVYSHSTGKFEAPKYIKPKKFVIIEGLLGYSTRAAREAYDVKVYLAPPEELRAEWKVKRDTQKRGYTAEQVLAELEKREPDSANYIRPQRQWSDIVVSFYPANEEDEDNNGHLNVRLVLRPTIPHPDFTSILNLTNGNSESAIRLGLDRDMSKPVDVLEVDGHATLEQVNKLEHILCSDMPYLLNVCDRESNPELGKIAGTTGETLQSYPLALTQLIITYHMLKATQMYQ from the coding sequence ATGGTTCGTCCAATAATTTTGGGAATTGTCGGTGATAGCGCCGCAGGTAAAACAACACTGACTAGGGGAATTGCTCAGGTACTAGGGCCTGAAAATGTTACGCTCATTTGTACCGATGATTATCACAGTTATGATCGTCAGCAACGTGCAGAAATGGGTATCACAGCCCTTCATCCTGATTGTAACCATTTAGATATCATGCAGCAGCATTTATCGCTGCTACGCACAGGACAGCCAATTCTCAAACCTGTTTACAGTCACTCAACTGGGAAATTTGAGGCTCCAAAATACATTAAACCCAAGAAGTTTGTTATAATAGAGGGTTTACTCGGTTATTCTACCCGTGCAGCCCGTGAAGCCTACGACGTAAAAGTTTATCTTGCACCCCCCGAAGAACTACGCGCTGAGTGGAAAGTGAAGCGAGATACCCAAAAACGGGGCTACACTGCTGAACAGGTATTGGCAGAACTAGAAAAGCGTGAACCAGACTCAGCAAATTATATTCGTCCCCAGCGTCAATGGTCGGATATAGTGGTAAGTTTTTATCCCGCCAATGAAGAAGACGAGGACAACAACGGACATTTAAACGTGCGGTTGGTACTGCGACCAACAATCCCTCATCCTGATTTTACTTCAATTTTGAATTTAACTAACGGTAATTCTGAGTCAGCGATTCGCCTGGGATTAGACAGGGATATGAGTAAACCTGTGGATGTGTTGGAAGTGGATGGTCACGCGACTTTGGAACAGGTGAATAAGTTAGAGCATATATTATGTTCAGATATGCCTTATTTACTCAATGTGTGCGATCGCGAAAGTAACCCAGAATTAGGCAAAATTGCGGGTACAACTGGAGAAACTCTACAAAGTTATCCTTTGGCGCTGACTCAGTTGATTATTACCTACCATATGCTCAAAGCAACGCAAATGTATCAATAA
- a CDS encoding peptide ligase PGM1-related protein: MVMVNISELDKIDKFRHLQLSLCDRWPTIELFDYGEADILIIPSLSIDQHELHKIEGCEHYEERLLFSLMRLRNPRTRLIYVTSMPLHPSVIDYYLQLLPGIPFSHARNRLLLLSTYDSSLRPLTAKILERPRLLERIRQALRLEKSFMTCYNSTFLEAELSLELNVPLYAVAPNLQIWGTKSGSRQIFAQSGVPLPDGSEKVCNQQDLAEVAANLWQRQPTLQRIVVKLNEGISGEGNALLDLRQIMDLAPGKVSHSQTVAAISDRFPTMRFQSTHETWGNFANRITELGAIAEAFVEGEIKRSPSVQGRITPTGEVEIVSTHDQILGGPDGQIYLGCRFPADSRYRLQLQQCGLQIGKKLSQKGAVERFGVDFITVDQGNGQWDIQAIEINLRKGGTTHPFMTLKLLTNGRYDLSTGLFYSQQGRPKYYIATDNLQKDRYRGLLPNDLMDIIAHHRLHFDSGTETGTVFHLMGCLSQFGKLGLTSIGDSPQQAEDIYHKVVKVLDEETRKENPDFPLFSDYTFPLAWDGYS, translated from the coding sequence ATGGTGATGGTGAATATTTCTGAATTAGACAAAATTGATAAGTTTCGCCATCTTCAGTTAAGTTTATGCGATCGCTGGCCGACCATTGAGCTATTTGACTATGGTGAGGCGGATATTTTAATTATTCCCTCCCTCAGCATCGACCAGCATGAACTGCATAAAATCGAAGGTTGTGAGCATTATGAAGAAAGACTATTATTCTCTTTAATGCGCTTGCGAAACCCCCGGACTCGGTTGATTTACGTCACATCAATGCCTTTACATCCGAGTGTTATTGATTACTATTTGCAACTATTACCCGGCATTCCCTTTTCCCATGCGCGGAATCGCTTACTGTTACTTTCCACTTATGACTCTTCTCTTAGACCCCTAACTGCCAAGATTTTAGAACGTCCTCGGCTACTAGAGCGCATCCGCCAAGCCTTGAGACTTGAAAAATCATTTATGACTTGCTACAATTCCACATTTTTAGAAGCAGAATTATCTCTAGAATTAAATGTGCCATTGTATGCTGTTGCACCAAATTTACAGATTTGGGGGACAAAAAGCGGTAGTCGCCAAATCTTTGCCCAAAGTGGAGTTCCTTTGCCAGATGGTAGCGAAAAGGTGTGTAATCAGCAAGATTTGGCAGAGGTTGCGGCTAATTTATGGCAACGCCAACCGACATTACAAAGAATAGTTGTAAAACTTAATGAAGGTATTTCTGGAGAAGGAAATGCACTGCTAGATTTGAGGCAAATTATGGATTTAGCACCGGGGAAAGTGTCTCATAGCCAAACAGTAGCAGCAATTAGCGATCGCTTCCCCACCATGCGCTTTCAATCCACACACGAGACTTGGGGAAATTTTGCCAACCGGATTACAGAATTAGGGGCGATCGCCGAAGCATTTGTCGAAGGAGAAATCAAGCGATCGCCTAGTGTCCAAGGACGCATCACACCCACAGGTGAAGTAGAAATAGTCTCCACCCATGACCAAATTCTGGGCGGTCCAGACGGACAAATTTATCTTGGTTGTAGATTTCCGGCTGATTCCCGCTATCGCCTGCAATTACAGCAATGCGGTTTACAAATCGGCAAAAAACTCTCACAAAAAGGTGCAGTTGAAAGATTTGGCGTAGATTTCATCACCGTAGACCAAGGAAATGGCCAGTGGGACATTCAAGCCATTGAAATTAACTTGCGAAAAGGTGGTACTACACATCCATTCATGACCCTGAAATTATTAACCAATGGACGCTACGACCTTTCCACCGGGTTATTTTACAGTCAGCAAGGGCGACCAAAATACTATATAGCCACCGACAACCTGCAAAAAGACCGATATCGGGGATTATTACCCAACGATTTAATGGATATTATCGCCCATCACCGACTGCACTTTGATAGCGGTACAGAAACAGGTACAGTTTTTCATCTCATGGGTTGTCTTTCTCAGTTTGGCAAATTGGGATTAACCAGCATTGGCGATTCCCCACAACAAGCAGAAGACATTTATCACAAAGTAGTAAAAGTCCTCGACGAAGAAACCCGTAAAGAAAACCCAGATTTTCCCTTGTTCTCAGATTACACCTTCCCTCTGGCTTGGGATGGATATAGCTAG